In Aliarcobacter faecis, a genomic segment contains:
- a CDS encoding lipopolysaccharide kinase InaA family protein: MLNFKFIINEEFKNFKEFLLNIKSYFQENKNIIHKARNEIKVINYQNIDVVVKSFKVPNLLNRVVYTFFRETKAKKSYDYSLKIGDFTPKPIGYIEFYESSLLKDSYFISEKFDYDFTIREPLLIKDFLQKEQIFKSFAKFTYSLHEAGIYHLDYSPGNILIKKVEDEFVFKIVDINRMRFLNLDTNLRMKNFSKLWAKDEDLEFIIKEYARIAQIDEILVIDKAISYSHSLKARKNFKKRLKGQKVVD; this comes from the coding sequence TTGTTAAATTTCAAATTTATAATAAATGAAGAGTTCAAAAATTTCAAAGAGTTTTTATTAAATATAAAAAGTTATTTTCAAGAAAATAAAAATATTATTCATAAAGCAAGAAATGAGATAAAAGTAATAAACTATCAAAATATTGATGTTGTTGTAAAATCCTTTAAAGTTCCAAATCTTTTAAATAGAGTTGTTTATACTTTTTTTCGTGAAACAAAAGCAAAGAAGTCTTATGATTACTCTTTAAAAATAGGTGATTTTACACCAAAACCAATAGGATATATAGAGTTTTATGAAAGTTCTTTATTAAAAGATAGCTATTTTATAAGTGAAAAATTTGATTATGATTTTACTATTCGTGAGCCTCTTTTAATCAAAGATTTTCTACAAAAAGAGCAGATTTTTAAATCTTTTGCAAAATTTACTTACTCTTTACATGAAGCAGGGATTTATCATCTTGATTATAGTCCTGGAAATATTTTGATAAAAAAAGTTGAAGATGAGTTTGTATTTAAAATTGTAGATATAAATAGAATGAGATTTTTAAATTTAGATACAAATTTAAGAATGAAAAATTTTTCAAAACTTTGGGCAAAAGATGAAGATTTAGAATTTATTATAAAAGAGTATGCAAGAATCGCTCAAATAGATGAAATTCTAGTCATAGATAAAGCTATATCATATTCTCATTCATTAAAAGCTAGAAAAAATTTCAAAAAAAGATTGAAAGGGCAGAAAGTTGTTGATTAA
- a CDS encoding acyltransferase: protein MLNFSHFIQIKHYFKVKQNNNINITSKLKSSKINIKGKNNYIKIENSNIKKSKIGIYGENNILEIHHNCFIRNLDLMLIGNNLKVIIKNNCEIGGAIIVCAGENSSILIEENCLLASNIEIRNNDGHTILDNSNKILNNSKNIYISNNVWICQNVKILKGVSIGPNSIIALNTLITQGNYPSNVILAGSPAKIIKEKIYWKKDLPK, encoded by the coding sequence ATGTTAAATTTTTCACATTTTATTCAAATTAAACATTACTTTAAAGTAAAACAAAATAATAATATCAATATCACAAGTAAATTAAAATCATCCAAAATAAATATAAAAGGCAAAAATAACTATATAAAAATTGAAAACTCTAATATTAAGAAATCAAAAATAGGTATTTATGGAGAAAACAATATTTTAGAAATTCATCATAATTGTTTTATAAGAAATTTAGATCTTATGTTAATAGGTAATAATTTAAAAGTTATTATTAAAAATAATTGTGAAATTGGTGGAGCAATTATTGTTTGTGCAGGAGAAAATAGCTCAATACTAATAGAGGAGAATTGTCTTCTTGCTAGTAACATAGAAATTAGAAATAATGATGGGCATACTATTTTAGATAATTCTAATAAGATACTAAACAATAGTAAAAATATTTATATATCAAATAATGTCTGGATTTGTCAAAATGTAAAAATTTTAAAAGGTGTAAGCATTGGTCCAAACAGTATCATTGCTTTAAATACTTTAATCACACAAGGTAATTATCCTTCTAATGTTATTTTAGCTGGAAGTCCAGCTAAAATAATAAAAGAAAAAATTTATTGGAAAAAAGATTTACCTAAATAA
- a CDS encoding glycosyltransferase family 9 protein, with protein sequence MNLLITRHDKIGDFVVTLPLFKAIKEQYPNTKLTALVSKINFEFAKSLDFIDDVILYNKNDLEKTLQDIKSRNFDISLSAYIDTNLGKLLFKSRIKKRVAPATKLAQFFFNKRIKQRRSKVEKTEWQYNLDLAKAIFPNIKLDFTRPLLKFDVKKEKRVIFHAGFGGSSDGNLTLNDYINLARSIKNSDYEVVFSFGPDDEKSKEYIKENLDFKVIIYDSKGTLVEFAKYIASSSLFVSTSTGPMHLAGASNTKTLTFFGSSLFASSKRWATISDESLQNNFMLDKNYTRDDYLKIESRLKEIICE encoded by the coding sequence ATGAATCTACTTATAACAAGACATGATAAAATAGGGGATTTTGTAGTAACTTTACCACTTTTTAAAGCTATAAAGGAACAATATCCAAATACAAAACTAACGGCTCTTGTTTCAAAGATAAATTTTGAGTTTGCAAAAAGTTTAGATTTTATAGATGATGTAATTTTATATAATAAAAATGATTTAGAAAAAACTTTGCAAGATATAAAAAGTAGAAATTTTGATATAAGTCTTAGTGCATATATTGATACTAATTTAGGAAAACTTTTATTTAAAAGTAGAATTAAAAAGAGAGTTGCTCCTGCTACAAAATTGGCTCAATTCTTTTTTAATAAGCGAATAAAACAGCGAAGAAGTAAGGTTGAAAAAACAGAGTGGCAATATAATCTTGATTTGGCAAAGGCAATTTTTCCTAATATAAAACTTGATTTTACAAGACCACTTTTGAAATTTGATGTAAAAAAAGAGAAAAGAGTCATTTTTCATGCAGGATTTGGTGGAAGTAGTGATGGAAATTTAACTTTGAATGACTATATAAATTTAGCTAGAAGTATAAAAAATAGTGATTATGAAGTAGTTTTTAGTTTTGGACCAGATGATGAAAAATCAAAAGAGTATATAAAAGAAAATCTTGATTTCAAAGTTATAATTTACGATTCAAAGGGAACTTTAGTTGAATTTGCTAAATATATTGCAAGTAGTTCTTTATTTGTTAGTACTTCAACTGGACCTATGCATCTTGCAGGGGCAAGTAATACAAAAACTTTAACATTCTTTGGGAGCTCCTTATTTGCAAGTAGTAAAAGATGGGCAACAATAAGTGATGAGAGTTTACAAAATAATTTTATGCTAGATAAAAATTATACAAGAGATGACTATTTAAAGATAGAGAGTAGATTAAAAGAGATAATTTGTGAATAA
- a CDS encoding glycosyltransferase family 4 protein, with protein MKNILEVCLSPDLGGLELYMKNITKYFQTKAIINKKSKLKEVFDNEKMNYFEISKYSFFKLAKIIDKENIDIVHIHWTKDILTVVLAKLFSKRKPKIIQTRHMHMTRFKNDFYHKFLYKNIDMIVAVTNLVKKQLEKFIPKEIRPKVQTCYIGAETPEILLSDEKEILKTSLNITNEFVVCIVGRVEEAKGQHIVLETVDKLRKSNINIKTLVIGHYMDKNYFDNLKANYPNDIFTDFVSNPTDFMQISDCVVLATQKETFGLVLIEAMKCGICVLGSNSGGPLEIINDKKTGLLFKSMDSDNLYEKIKMIIENQDFREKLSKNGKIKVDKYFDSTKQFEELRNIFLSILKEKSC; from the coding sequence ATGAAAAATATCTTGGAAGTTTGTCTATCCCCTGATTTAGGTGGGCTTGAACTATATATGAAAAATATTACAAAATATTTTCAAACAAAAGCTATAATAAATAAAAAATCAAAATTAAAAGAAGTTTTTGATAATGAAAAAATGAATTATTTTGAAATTTCAAAATATAGTTTTTTCAAATTAGCAAAGATTATAGATAAAGAAAATATTGATATAGTACATATTCACTGGACAAAAGATATTTTAACTGTTGTCTTAGCAAAACTATTTTCAAAAAGAAAACCAAAAATTATTCAAACACGCCATATGCATATGACAAGATTTAAAAATGATTTTTACCATAAATTTTTATATAAAAATATTGATATGATAGTTGCTGTTACAAATTTAGTAAAAAAACAACTTGAAAAGTTTATACCAAAAGAAATCAGACCAAAAGTTCAAACTTGTTATATAGGAGCTGAAACTCCAGAAATATTATTATCTGATGAAAAAGAAATCCTAAAAACATCCTTAAATATCACAAATGAATTCGTGGTTTGTATAGTAGGAAGAGTAGAAGAAGCAAAAGGACAACATATAGTTTTAGAGACTGTTGATAAATTAAGAAAGAGTAATATAAATATAAAAACATTAGTTATTGGTCACTATATGGATAAAAATTATTTTGACAATTTGAAAGCTAATTATCCAAATGACATCTTTACAGATTTTGTAAGTAATCCAACTGATTTTATGCAAATTTCTGATTGTGTAGTTTTAGCAACACAAAAAGAGACTTTTGGACTTGTATTAATAGAAGCTATGAAATGTGGCATTTGTGTACTTGGAAGTAATAGTGGAGGTCCTCTTGAAATAATAAATGATAAAAAGACTGGGCTATTATTTAAAAGTATGGATAGTGATAATTTATATGAAAAAATTAAAATGATCATAGAAAATCAAGATTTTAGAGAAAAACTATCTAAAAATGGAAAAATTAAAGTTGATAAATATTTTGATAGTACAAAACAATTTGAAGAATTAAGAAATATTTTTTTATCAATATTAAAAGAAAAATCATGTTAA
- a CDS encoding glycosyltransferase family 2 protein, giving the protein MIKHISVVIIVKNSEFTIKRTLDSLVSFEEVLVYDNGSTDNTMQIAKKFSNVNLIQGEFKGFGWTKNKAASYSKNDWVMIIDSDEVVNNNLLEYLKAKKLDNNTVYRLNSNGFYKDIRVKYCGWTLTVKRLYNKNITSFNDKDEVHEHILSDGLKEEVLEGSINHYSYHSISEFIIKADRYSSLFAKNNAGKKSSSPIKAFFNALYSFFRTYILKQGFRDGYVGLIIAFSHMVTNFYKYIKLYELNLELKKSKR; this is encoded by the coding sequence TTGATTAAACATATTAGTGTAGTTATTATAGTAAAAAATAGTGAATTTACTATAAAAAGAACGTTAGATAGTTTGGTCTCTTTTGAAGAAGTTCTTGTTTATGACAATGGTTCAACGGATAATACTATGCAAATAGCAAAAAAATTTTCAAATGTAAATTTAATTCAAGGCGAGTTTAAAGGTTTTGGTTGGACAAAAAATAAAGCGGCCTCTTATTCAAAAAATGATTGGGTTATGATTATTGATAGTGATGAAGTTGTAAATAATAATTTACTAGAATATTTAAAAGCGAAGAAGTTAGACAATAATACAGTTTATAGGCTCAATTCAAATGGATTTTATAAAGATATAAGAGTTAAATATTGTGGTTGGACTTTAACAGTTAAAAGGCTATATAATAAAAATATAACATCTTTTAATGATAAAGATGAAGTTCATGAACATATTTTATCTGATGGTTTAAAAGAAGAAGTTTTAGAAGGTAGTATTAATCACTATAGCTATCATTCAATTTCAGAATTTATTATAAAAGCAGATAGATATTCTTCTCTTTTTGCAAAAAATAATGCAGGAAAAAAATCTTCAAGTCCAATAAAAGCTTTTTTTAATGCACTTTATTCATTTTTTAGGACTTATATTTTAAAACAAGGTTTTAGGGATGGCTATGTGGGACTAATTATTGCATTCTCTCATATGGTTACAAACTTTTATAAGTATATAAAACTTTATGAGCTAAATCTTGAATTAAAGAAGAGTAAAAGATGA